The following proteins are encoded in a genomic region of Nicotiana sylvestris chromosome 4, ASM39365v2, whole genome shotgun sequence:
- the LOC104225567 gene encoding uncharacterized protein isoform X6, whose amino-acid sequence MKEDRDGFFVVRKGDLVGVYKNLSDCQTQVGSSICDPPVSVYKGYAMPKDTEEYLLSCGLKNALYSIRAADLTEDLFGTLVPCPFHQPSSSKGGMPEHMPKKRSQEVMWSEYSDAVGSAVISNDFLRKHVKLDDHKGDQALPSGRSCTLEFDGASKGNPGLAGAGAVLRADDGSFICRLREGLGVATNNAAEYRGIILGLKYALSKGFTSIRVQGDSKLVCMQIQGLWKVKNQNISTLYEQAKQLKDRFLSFRIIHVLRESNSDADVQANLGVELAEGQIQEEIEK is encoded by the exons ATGAAGGAAGATAGAGATGGTTTCTTTGTTGTTAGGAAAGGAGATCTGGTTGGAGTCTACAAAAACTTGAGTGATTGCCAGACTCAAGTCGGATCCTCG ATATGTGATCCCCCTGTGAGTGTCTATAAAGGCTATGCCATGCCTAAGGACACAGAGGAATATCTGCTCTCTTGTGGGCTTAAAAATGCTCTTTATTCTATCAGAGCTGCTGATCTGACTGAAGATCTCTTTGGAACTCTAGTACCATGCCCTTTTCAT CAACCTTCTTCTTCCAAAGGTGGGATGCCTGAACACATGCCAAAGAAGAGGTCACAGGAAGTAATGTGGTCAGAATATTCG GATGCTGTTGGATCAGCAGTTATTTCAAATGATTTCCTAAGAAAGCATGTGAAGTTAGATGATCATAAGGGTGACCAAGCTCTGCCATCGGGT CGGTCGTGTACTCTTGAATTTGATGGTGCTTCAAAAGGAAATCCTGGACTAGCTGGTGCAGGAGCGGTGCTACGAGCTGATGATGGCAGTTTT ATCTGTAGGCTGCGTGAAGGTTTAGGAGTAGCAACAAACAATGCTGCTGAATATCGAGGCATTATTTTGGGGTTGAAATATGCACTTAGCAAAGGGTTTACAAGTATTCGTGTTCAGGGTGACTCCAAACTTGTTTGTATGCAG ATACAGGGCCTATGGAAGGTTAAAAATCAAAACATCTCCACACTGTATGAGCAGGCAAAACAACTGAAAGATCGGTTTCTTTCTTTCCGGATCATTCATGTCCTTCGG GAATCAAACTCCGATGCGGATGTTCAGGCTAACTTGGGTGTTGAACTTGCTG AAGGTCAAATTCAGGAGGAGATCGAGAAATGA
- the LOC104225567 gene encoding uncharacterized protein isoform X4, whose protein sequence is MNVLFNACSAVILTRTGSRAVKSSIGAISALSWKTGVGHNAARKVDFDLLLKRICFRCYSSKKSSGDSSSSEKSDPTPKMKEDRDGFFVVRKGDLVGVYKNLSDCQTQVGSSQPSSSKGGMPEHMPKKRSQEVMWSEYSRSCTLEFDGASKGNPGLAGAGAVLRADDGSFICRLREGLGVATNNAAEYRGIILGLKYALSKGFTSIRVQGDSKLVCMQIQGLWKVKNQNISTLYEQAKQLKDRFLSFRIIHVLRESNSDADVQANLGVELAEGQIQEEIEK, encoded by the exons ATGAACGTCTTGTTTAATGCATGTTCTGCTGTAATATTAACAAGGACTGGCAGTCGTGCTGTGAAGAGTTCTATTGGTGCAATTTCAGCTCTTTCATGGAAGACAGGTGTTGGACATAATGCAGCTAGAAAAGTTGATTTCGACTTGCTTTTGAAGAGAATTTGCTTTCGTTGCTATTCATCTAAAAAGTCTAGTGGGGATAGTTCCAGCTCAGAGAAGTCTGATCCTACTCCAAAAATGAAGGAAGATAGAGATGGTTTCTTTGTTGTTAGGAAAGGAGATCTGGTTGGAGTCTACAAAAACTTGAGTGATTGCCAGACTCAAGTCGGATCCTCG CAACCTTCTTCTTCCAAAGGTGGGATGCCTGAACACATGCCAAAGAAGAGGTCACAGGAAGTAATGTGGTCAGAATATTCG CGGTCGTGTACTCTTGAATTTGATGGTGCTTCAAAAGGAAATCCTGGACTAGCTGGTGCAGGAGCGGTGCTACGAGCTGATGATGGCAGTTTT ATCTGTAGGCTGCGTGAAGGTTTAGGAGTAGCAACAAACAATGCTGCTGAATATCGAGGCATTATTTTGGGGTTGAAATATGCACTTAGCAAAGGGTTTACAAGTATTCGTGTTCAGGGTGACTCCAAACTTGTTTGTATGCAG ATACAGGGCCTATGGAAGGTTAAAAATCAAAACATCTCCACACTGTATGAGCAGGCAAAACAACTGAAAGATCGGTTTCTTTCTTTCCGGATCATTCATGTCCTTCGG GAATCAAACTCCGATGCGGATGTTCAGGCTAACTTGGGTGTTGAACTTGCTG AAGGTCAAATTCAGGAGGAGATCGAGAAATGA
- the LOC104225567 gene encoding uncharacterized protein isoform X5 — MKEDRDGFFVVRKGDLVGVYKNLSDCQTQVGSSQPSSSKGGMPEHMPKKRSQEVMWSEYSDAVGSAVISNDFLRKHVKLDDHKGDQALPSGRSCTLEFDGASKGNPGLAGAGAVLRADDGSFICRLREGLGVATNNAAEYRGIILGLKYALSKGFTSIRVQGDSKLVCMQIQGLWKVKNQNISTLYEQAKQLKDRFLSFRIIHVLRESNSDADVQANLGVELAEGQIQEEIEK; from the exons ATGAAGGAAGATAGAGATGGTTTCTTTGTTGTTAGGAAAGGAGATCTGGTTGGAGTCTACAAAAACTTGAGTGATTGCCAGACTCAAGTCGGATCCTCG CAACCTTCTTCTTCCAAAGGTGGGATGCCTGAACACATGCCAAAGAAGAGGTCACAGGAAGTAATGTGGTCAGAATATTCG GATGCTGTTGGATCAGCAGTTATTTCAAATGATTTCCTAAGAAAGCATGTGAAGTTAGATGATCATAAGGGTGACCAAGCTCTGCCATCGGGT CGGTCGTGTACTCTTGAATTTGATGGTGCTTCAAAAGGAAATCCTGGACTAGCTGGTGCAGGAGCGGTGCTACGAGCTGATGATGGCAGTTTT ATCTGTAGGCTGCGTGAAGGTTTAGGAGTAGCAACAAACAATGCTGCTGAATATCGAGGCATTATTTTGGGGTTGAAATATGCACTTAGCAAAGGGTTTACAAGTATTCGTGTTCAGGGTGACTCCAAACTTGTTTGTATGCAG ATACAGGGCCTATGGAAGGTTAAAAATCAAAACATCTCCACACTGTATGAGCAGGCAAAACAACTGAAAGATCGGTTTCTTTCTTTCCGGATCATTCATGTCCTTCGG GAATCAAACTCCGATGCGGATGTTCAGGCTAACTTGGGTGTTGAACTTGCTG AAGGTCAAATTCAGGAGGAGATCGAGAAATGA
- the LOC104225567 gene encoding uncharacterized protein isoform X3, translated as MNVLFNACSAVILTRTGSRAVKSSIGAISALSWKTGVGHNAARKVDFDLLLKRICFRCYSSKKSSGDSSSSEKSDPTPKMKEDRDGFFVVRKGDLVGVYKNLSDCQTQVGSSQPSSSKGGMPEHMPKKRSQEVMWSEYSDAVGSAVISNDFLRKHVKLDDHKGDQALPSGRSCTLEFDGASKGNPGLAGAGAVLRADDGSFICRLREGLGVATNNAAEYRGIILGLKYALSKGFTSIRVQGDSKLVCMQIQGLWKVKNQNISTLYEQAKQLKDRFLSFRIIHVLRESNSDADVQANLGVELAEGQIQEEIEK; from the exons ATGAACGTCTTGTTTAATGCATGTTCTGCTGTAATATTAACAAGGACTGGCAGTCGTGCTGTGAAGAGTTCTATTGGTGCAATTTCAGCTCTTTCATGGAAGACAGGTGTTGGACATAATGCAGCTAGAAAAGTTGATTTCGACTTGCTTTTGAAGAGAATTTGCTTTCGTTGCTATTCATCTAAAAAGTCTAGTGGGGATAGTTCCAGCTCAGAGAAGTCTGATCCTACTCCAAAAATGAAGGAAGATAGAGATGGTTTCTTTGTTGTTAGGAAAGGAGATCTGGTTGGAGTCTACAAAAACTTGAGTGATTGCCAGACTCAAGTCGGATCCTCG CAACCTTCTTCTTCCAAAGGTGGGATGCCTGAACACATGCCAAAGAAGAGGTCACAGGAAGTAATGTGGTCAGAATATTCG GATGCTGTTGGATCAGCAGTTATTTCAAATGATTTCCTAAGAAAGCATGTGAAGTTAGATGATCATAAGGGTGACCAAGCTCTGCCATCGGGT CGGTCGTGTACTCTTGAATTTGATGGTGCTTCAAAAGGAAATCCTGGACTAGCTGGTGCAGGAGCGGTGCTACGAGCTGATGATGGCAGTTTT ATCTGTAGGCTGCGTGAAGGTTTAGGAGTAGCAACAAACAATGCTGCTGAATATCGAGGCATTATTTTGGGGTTGAAATATGCACTTAGCAAAGGGTTTACAAGTATTCGTGTTCAGGGTGACTCCAAACTTGTTTGTATGCAG ATACAGGGCCTATGGAAGGTTAAAAATCAAAACATCTCCACACTGTATGAGCAGGCAAAACAACTGAAAGATCGGTTTCTTTCTTTCCGGATCATTCATGTCCTTCGG GAATCAAACTCCGATGCGGATGTTCAGGCTAACTTGGGTGTTGAACTTGCTG AAGGTCAAATTCAGGAGGAGATCGAGAAATGA
- the LOC104225567 gene encoding uncharacterized protein isoform X2, with the protein MNVLFNACSAVILTRTGSRAVKSSIGAISALSWKTGVGHNAARKVDFDLLLKRICFRCYSSKKSSGDSSSSEKSDPTPKMKEDRDGFFVVRKGDLVGVYKNLSDCQTQVGSSICDPPVSVYKGYAMPKDTEEYLLSCGLKNALYSIRAADLTEDLFGTLVPCPFHQPSSSKGGMPEHMPKKRSQEVMWSEYSRSCTLEFDGASKGNPGLAGAGAVLRADDGSFICRLREGLGVATNNAAEYRGIILGLKYALSKGFTSIRVQGDSKLVCMQIQGLWKVKNQNISTLYEQAKQLKDRFLSFRIIHVLRESNSDADVQANLGVELAEGQIQEEIEK; encoded by the exons ATGAACGTCTTGTTTAATGCATGTTCTGCTGTAATATTAACAAGGACTGGCAGTCGTGCTGTGAAGAGTTCTATTGGTGCAATTTCAGCTCTTTCATGGAAGACAGGTGTTGGACATAATGCAGCTAGAAAAGTTGATTTCGACTTGCTTTTGAAGAGAATTTGCTTTCGTTGCTATTCATCTAAAAAGTCTAGTGGGGATAGTTCCAGCTCAGAGAAGTCTGATCCTACTCCAAAAATGAAGGAAGATAGAGATGGTTTCTTTGTTGTTAGGAAAGGAGATCTGGTTGGAGTCTACAAAAACTTGAGTGATTGCCAGACTCAAGTCGGATCCTCG ATATGTGATCCCCCTGTGAGTGTCTATAAAGGCTATGCCATGCCTAAGGACACAGAGGAATATCTGCTCTCTTGTGGGCTTAAAAATGCTCTTTATTCTATCAGAGCTGCTGATCTGACTGAAGATCTCTTTGGAACTCTAGTACCATGCCCTTTTCAT CAACCTTCTTCTTCCAAAGGTGGGATGCCTGAACACATGCCAAAGAAGAGGTCACAGGAAGTAATGTGGTCAGAATATTCG CGGTCGTGTACTCTTGAATTTGATGGTGCTTCAAAAGGAAATCCTGGACTAGCTGGTGCAGGAGCGGTGCTACGAGCTGATGATGGCAGTTTT ATCTGTAGGCTGCGTGAAGGTTTAGGAGTAGCAACAAACAATGCTGCTGAATATCGAGGCATTATTTTGGGGTTGAAATATGCACTTAGCAAAGGGTTTACAAGTATTCGTGTTCAGGGTGACTCCAAACTTGTTTGTATGCAG ATACAGGGCCTATGGAAGGTTAAAAATCAAAACATCTCCACACTGTATGAGCAGGCAAAACAACTGAAAGATCGGTTTCTTTCTTTCCGGATCATTCATGTCCTTCGG GAATCAAACTCCGATGCGGATGTTCAGGCTAACTTGGGTGTTGAACTTGCTG AAGGTCAAATTCAGGAGGAGATCGAGAAATGA
- the LOC104225567 gene encoding uncharacterized protein isoform X1, whose protein sequence is MNVLFNACSAVILTRTGSRAVKSSIGAISALSWKTGVGHNAARKVDFDLLLKRICFRCYSSKKSSGDSSSSEKSDPTPKMKEDRDGFFVVRKGDLVGVYKNLSDCQTQVGSSICDPPVSVYKGYAMPKDTEEYLLSCGLKNALYSIRAADLTEDLFGTLVPCPFHQPSSSKGGMPEHMPKKRSQEVMWSEYSDAVGSAVISNDFLRKHVKLDDHKGDQALPSGRSCTLEFDGASKGNPGLAGAGAVLRADDGSFICRLREGLGVATNNAAEYRGIILGLKYALSKGFTSIRVQGDSKLVCMQIQGLWKVKNQNISTLYEQAKQLKDRFLSFRIIHVLRESNSDADVQANLGVELAEGQIQEEIEK, encoded by the exons ATGAACGTCTTGTTTAATGCATGTTCTGCTGTAATATTAACAAGGACTGGCAGTCGTGCTGTGAAGAGTTCTATTGGTGCAATTTCAGCTCTTTCATGGAAGACAGGTGTTGGACATAATGCAGCTAGAAAAGTTGATTTCGACTTGCTTTTGAAGAGAATTTGCTTTCGTTGCTATTCATCTAAAAAGTCTAGTGGGGATAGTTCCAGCTCAGAGAAGTCTGATCCTACTCCAAAAATGAAGGAAGATAGAGATGGTTTCTTTGTTGTTAGGAAAGGAGATCTGGTTGGAGTCTACAAAAACTTGAGTGATTGCCAGACTCAAGTCGGATCCTCG ATATGTGATCCCCCTGTGAGTGTCTATAAAGGCTATGCCATGCCTAAGGACACAGAGGAATATCTGCTCTCTTGTGGGCTTAAAAATGCTCTTTATTCTATCAGAGCTGCTGATCTGACTGAAGATCTCTTTGGAACTCTAGTACCATGCCCTTTTCAT CAACCTTCTTCTTCCAAAGGTGGGATGCCTGAACACATGCCAAAGAAGAGGTCACAGGAAGTAATGTGGTCAGAATATTCG GATGCTGTTGGATCAGCAGTTATTTCAAATGATTTCCTAAGAAAGCATGTGAAGTTAGATGATCATAAGGGTGACCAAGCTCTGCCATCGGGT CGGTCGTGTACTCTTGAATTTGATGGTGCTTCAAAAGGAAATCCTGGACTAGCTGGTGCAGGAGCGGTGCTACGAGCTGATGATGGCAGTTTT ATCTGTAGGCTGCGTGAAGGTTTAGGAGTAGCAACAAACAATGCTGCTGAATATCGAGGCATTATTTTGGGGTTGAAATATGCACTTAGCAAAGGGTTTACAAGTATTCGTGTTCAGGGTGACTCCAAACTTGTTTGTATGCAG ATACAGGGCCTATGGAAGGTTAAAAATCAAAACATCTCCACACTGTATGAGCAGGCAAAACAACTGAAAGATCGGTTTCTTTCTTTCCGGATCATTCATGTCCTTCGG GAATCAAACTCCGATGCGGATGTTCAGGCTAACTTGGGTGTTGAACTTGCTG AAGGTCAAATTCAGGAGGAGATCGAGAAATGA